A genome region from Diorhabda carinulata isolate Delta chromosome 2, icDioCari1.1, whole genome shotgun sequence includes the following:
- the LOC130903968 gene encoding venom dipeptidyl peptidase 4 isoform X1 has translation MTDGTINRNISSDINPTVNGSSNLEIAQSNQDLIISKGRPKKRKWLVTGVIVLVAVGLVIAAIILLSKGDDAHHKGAVAATAAALNLEDYLNGRFQARSFNATWTSNDELIYSRKGDVLLLNLRDNTTKVLLPANDNLLTSAFDFRLSADGLYLLVALNYQKLYRHSYIAIYVIVDLNTGDKIELIPGGKPAQLVVWSPIGNSLVYVAENNIFYKKTVRDTAIAITKTAGYVSNGVPDWVNEEEVLSSNTALWFSPDGKKLAYARYNDTEVPLMVIPVYGEPGSLIFQYPRANVIKYPKSGTSNPVVTLHYVDLENPSIEYQLKISVDYKDQGILSAVKWATDEVVTAIWLNRVQNKAAVTAYDTRTMLSSPKIIANLASKNGWLELFTPPIFSKDGSKLILILSQDQGENAGGYRHIVLFNRTENAEGQPLTLGKFVVTTIVGWNHENNLIYYLANTESDSSVQHLYTVSPETKNVNCLSCDLKSSHNSSIPCAYNLAEFSGNGSYYVFTCAGPDVPHISIYDKDGKMVTVWTDNKELANFLKNKQLPVLKKLSFDVAGGFKANVLLRLPPNMDTSGQVKYPMLVNVYGGPDTYQVVDKFLLDWGSYLAANKSIIYAAIDGRGSGLRGDKIMFAGYRNLGTVEVADQINVTKLLQKTLPYVDASRSAIWGWSYGGYASGMALAEDTEGVFKCGISVAPVTDWTLYDSIYTERFMGLPTVSDNLEAYQKAQLLKNYEGIRNKEYFLIHGTHDDNVHYQQSMLWSKVLELKDILFRQQSYPDEDHSLGSVRPHLYHSLENFLDECFIKNEN, from the exons atgacagATGGAACTATTAACAGAAATATTAGCAGTGATATTAATCCCACTGTAAATGGTAGTTCGAATTTGGAAATCGCGCAAAGTAACCAG gatttaattatttcaaaaggaAGGCCGAAAAAGAGAAAATGGCTAGTAACTGGCGTTATAGTATTAGTAGCAGTGGGTTTGGTAATCGCTGCGATTATCTTGTTATCAAAAGGAGATGATGCCCATCACAAGGGAGCAGTGGCGGCGACGGCGGCAGCGCTTAACTTAGAAGACTATCTTAACGGTAGATTCCAAGCCAGATCGTTTAATGCTACATGGACTTCGA aTGACGAACTTATTTATAGTAGAAAAGGCGATGTTTTACTTCTTAATCTTCGAGATAATACTACAAAAGTACTTCTTCCAGCAAACGATAAt CTATTGACATCAGCTTTCGATTTTCGACTATCTGCAGATGGTTTGTATCTATTAGTAGCTTTGAATTACCAAaag ttGTATAGACATAGTTATATTGCCATTTATGTGATTGTCGATTTGAATACAGGCGATAAAATCGAATTGATACCAGGTGGAAAACCGGCACAGCTTGTCGTTTGGTCACCGATTGGTAATTCGTTAGTTTACGTtgcagaaaataatattttttataaaaaaacagtgAGGGATACAGCAATAGCGATAACAAAGACTGCGGGATACGTTTCTAATGGTGTTCCAGATTGGGTAAACGAAG AGGAAGTGTTAAGTTCAAATACAGCCCTATGGTTTTCTCcagatggaaaaaaattggCCTATGCAAGGTATAATGATACTGAAGTGCCACTTATGGTGATACCAGTATATGGAGAACCTGGAAGCCTCATTTTCCAATATCCCAGAGCAAATGTTATCAAATATCCCAAA agTGGTACTAGTAATCCAGTGGTTACTCTCCATTATGTTGATTTAGAAAATCCAAGCATCGAATACCAACTCAAAATATCAGTTGATTATAAAGA cCAAGGAATTCTATCTGCTGTAAAATGGGCTACAGACGAAGTTGTCACAGCCATTTGGTTGAATAGAGTACAAAATAAAGCTGCAGTTACTGCTTACGACACTAGAACCATGCTTTCATCACCGAAAATA atCGCAAATTTGGCATCTAAAAACGGTTGGTTAGAATTGTTTACGCCACCAATATTTTCTAAAGACGGGTCCAAACTAATTTTGATCCTTTCCCAGGATCAAGGAGAAAATGCGGGAGGATATAGACATATAGTTTTGTTTAATCGTACTGAAAATGCCGAAGGGCAACCACTTACACTTGGTAAATTTGTTGTTACAACCATAGTCGGATGGAATCACGAAAACAATTTGAT ttattatcTAGCAAATACAGAATCGGATTCTTCAGTGCAACATTTATATACTGTATCTCCTGAAACGAAGAATGTTAATTGTCTTTCTTGCGATTTGAAATCGAGTCATAATTCATCAATACCTTGTGCTTATAACTTGGCAGAGTTCAGTGGAAACGGTTCATATTATGTTTTCACTTGCGCAGGACCGGATGTACCCCACATTTCAATTTATGATAAAGATG gaaaaatgGTGACTGTATGGACTGATAATAAGGAATTggcgaattttttgaaaaataaacaactgCCGGTTCTTAAAAAACTATCATTTGATGTCGCAGGTGGATTTAAAGCAAACGTTTTATTGCGACTTCCACCAAATATGGATACCAGTGGACAAGTGAAATATCCCATGTTGGTGAATGT atATGGTGGACCTGATACATATCAAGTAGTagacaaatttttattagattgGGGTAGTTATTTGGCGGccaataaaagtattatttacgCAGCTATTGATGGTAGAGGTTCGGGTTTAAGAGGTGATAAAATCATGTTTGCAGGATACCGAAATTTGGGAACAGTAGAGGTGGCAGATCAAATAAACGTTACCAA ACTTCTTCAAAAAACACTACCTTATGTAGATGCTTCGAGATCTGCAATTTGGGGTTGGAGTTATGGAGGTTATGCTTCGGGTATGGCTTTAGCTGAAGATACTGAAGGAGTTTTTAAATGTGGTATATCAGTAGCACCGGTAACGGATTGGACTTTGTATG ATTCCATATACACAGAAAGGTTCATGGGTCTTCCTACGGTGTCGGATAATTTAGAAGCTTATCAAAAAGctcaattgttgaaaaattacgAAGGTATtagaaataaagaatattttttgattcatGGAACTCATGACGATAACGTTCATTATCAACAATCTATGTTATGGTCGAAGGTGCTTGAATTGAAGGACATATTATTTCGACAACAG agtTATCCGGACGAAGATCACAGTTTAGGCTCCGTCCGACCGCATCTCTACCATTCATTGGAAAATTTCTTAGACgaatgttttatcaaaaatgaaaattaa
- the LOC130903968 gene encoding venom dipeptidyl peptidase 4 isoform X2: protein MELRQIEIVNNEPNFVQDLIISKGRPKKRKWLVTGVIVLVAVGLVIAAIILLSKGDDAHHKGAVAATAAALNLEDYLNGRFQARSFNATWTSNDELIYSRKGDVLLLNLRDNTTKVLLPANDNLLTSAFDFRLSADGLYLLVALNYQKLYRHSYIAIYVIVDLNTGDKIELIPGGKPAQLVVWSPIGNSLVYVAENNIFYKKTVRDTAIAITKTAGYVSNGVPDWVNEEEVLSSNTALWFSPDGKKLAYARYNDTEVPLMVIPVYGEPGSLIFQYPRANVIKYPKSGTSNPVVTLHYVDLENPSIEYQLKISVDYKDQGILSAVKWATDEVVTAIWLNRVQNKAAVTAYDTRTMLSSPKIIANLASKNGWLELFTPPIFSKDGSKLILILSQDQGENAGGYRHIVLFNRTENAEGQPLTLGKFVVTTIVGWNHENNLIYYLANTESDSSVQHLYTVSPETKNVNCLSCDLKSSHNSSIPCAYNLAEFSGNGSYYVFTCAGPDVPHISIYDKDGKMVTVWTDNKELANFLKNKQLPVLKKLSFDVAGGFKANVLLRLPPNMDTSGQVKYPMLVNVYGGPDTYQVVDKFLLDWGSYLAANKSIIYAAIDGRGSGLRGDKIMFAGYRNLGTVEVADQINVTKLLQKTLPYVDASRSAIWGWSYGGYASGMALAEDTEGVFKCGISVAPVTDWTLYDSIYTERFMGLPTVSDNLEAYQKAQLLKNYEGIRNKEYFLIHGTHDDNVHYQQSMLWSKVLELKDILFRQQSYPDEDHSLGSVRPHLYHSLENFLDECFIKNEN from the exons atgGAACTTAGACAAAtagaaattgtaaataatgaacCGAATTTTGTACAG gatttaattatttcaaaaggaAGGCCGAAAAAGAGAAAATGGCTAGTAACTGGCGTTATAGTATTAGTAGCAGTGGGTTTGGTAATCGCTGCGATTATCTTGTTATCAAAAGGAGATGATGCCCATCACAAGGGAGCAGTGGCGGCGACGGCGGCAGCGCTTAACTTAGAAGACTATCTTAACGGTAGATTCCAAGCCAGATCGTTTAATGCTACATGGACTTCGA aTGACGAACTTATTTATAGTAGAAAAGGCGATGTTTTACTTCTTAATCTTCGAGATAATACTACAAAAGTACTTCTTCCAGCAAACGATAAt CTATTGACATCAGCTTTCGATTTTCGACTATCTGCAGATGGTTTGTATCTATTAGTAGCTTTGAATTACCAAaag ttGTATAGACATAGTTATATTGCCATTTATGTGATTGTCGATTTGAATACAGGCGATAAAATCGAATTGATACCAGGTGGAAAACCGGCACAGCTTGTCGTTTGGTCACCGATTGGTAATTCGTTAGTTTACGTtgcagaaaataatattttttataaaaaaacagtgAGGGATACAGCAATAGCGATAACAAAGACTGCGGGATACGTTTCTAATGGTGTTCCAGATTGGGTAAACGAAG AGGAAGTGTTAAGTTCAAATACAGCCCTATGGTTTTCTCcagatggaaaaaaattggCCTATGCAAGGTATAATGATACTGAAGTGCCACTTATGGTGATACCAGTATATGGAGAACCTGGAAGCCTCATTTTCCAATATCCCAGAGCAAATGTTATCAAATATCCCAAA agTGGTACTAGTAATCCAGTGGTTACTCTCCATTATGTTGATTTAGAAAATCCAAGCATCGAATACCAACTCAAAATATCAGTTGATTATAAAGA cCAAGGAATTCTATCTGCTGTAAAATGGGCTACAGACGAAGTTGTCACAGCCATTTGGTTGAATAGAGTACAAAATAAAGCTGCAGTTACTGCTTACGACACTAGAACCATGCTTTCATCACCGAAAATA atCGCAAATTTGGCATCTAAAAACGGTTGGTTAGAATTGTTTACGCCACCAATATTTTCTAAAGACGGGTCCAAACTAATTTTGATCCTTTCCCAGGATCAAGGAGAAAATGCGGGAGGATATAGACATATAGTTTTGTTTAATCGTACTGAAAATGCCGAAGGGCAACCACTTACACTTGGTAAATTTGTTGTTACAACCATAGTCGGATGGAATCACGAAAACAATTTGAT ttattatcTAGCAAATACAGAATCGGATTCTTCAGTGCAACATTTATATACTGTATCTCCTGAAACGAAGAATGTTAATTGTCTTTCTTGCGATTTGAAATCGAGTCATAATTCATCAATACCTTGTGCTTATAACTTGGCAGAGTTCAGTGGAAACGGTTCATATTATGTTTTCACTTGCGCAGGACCGGATGTACCCCACATTTCAATTTATGATAAAGATG gaaaaatgGTGACTGTATGGACTGATAATAAGGAATTggcgaattttttgaaaaataaacaactgCCGGTTCTTAAAAAACTATCATTTGATGTCGCAGGTGGATTTAAAGCAAACGTTTTATTGCGACTTCCACCAAATATGGATACCAGTGGACAAGTGAAATATCCCATGTTGGTGAATGT atATGGTGGACCTGATACATATCAAGTAGTagacaaatttttattagattgGGGTAGTTATTTGGCGGccaataaaagtattatttacgCAGCTATTGATGGTAGAGGTTCGGGTTTAAGAGGTGATAAAATCATGTTTGCAGGATACCGAAATTTGGGAACAGTAGAGGTGGCAGATCAAATAAACGTTACCAA ACTTCTTCAAAAAACACTACCTTATGTAGATGCTTCGAGATCTGCAATTTGGGGTTGGAGTTATGGAGGTTATGCTTCGGGTATGGCTTTAGCTGAAGATACTGAAGGAGTTTTTAAATGTGGTATATCAGTAGCACCGGTAACGGATTGGACTTTGTATG ATTCCATATACACAGAAAGGTTCATGGGTCTTCCTACGGTGTCGGATAATTTAGAAGCTTATCAAAAAGctcaattgttgaaaaattacgAAGGTATtagaaataaagaatattttttgattcatGGAACTCATGACGATAACGTTCATTATCAACAATCTATGTTATGGTCGAAGGTGCTTGAATTGAAGGACATATTATTTCGACAACAG agtTATCCGGACGAAGATCACAGTTTAGGCTCCGTCCGACCGCATCTCTACCATTCATTGGAAAATTTCTTAGACgaatgttttatcaaaaatgaaaattaa